In the genome of Candidatus Binataceae bacterium, one region contains:
- a CDS encoding HIT family protein, with translation MRPHEGGAGAGSGDASRPCGICSLIERCRAGAFADFVAELPYSFVILGDAQFYRGYCVVLAKRHVNEVHLMPPEEARALFDETVAVGRAIALATEPLKLNYECLGNIEPHVHWHVFPRVKADAMRAAPVWMRPETERKVALEDSDRRALIRRLAEELRRQVPGTRPTV, from the coding sequence ATGCGCCCGCATGAGGGTGGCGCGGGCGCGGGGAGCGGCGATGCGTCGCGGCCGTGCGGAATCTGCTCGCTCATCGAGCGATGCCGCGCGGGCGCCTTTGCGGATTTTGTCGCCGAACTGCCGTATTCGTTCGTGATTCTCGGAGACGCGCAGTTCTATCGCGGCTATTGCGTGGTGCTGGCGAAGCGCCACGTCAATGAGGTTCACCTGATGCCGCCCGAGGAGGCGCGAGCGCTCTTCGACGAGACTGTGGCGGTCGGGCGCGCGATCGCGCTTGCGACCGAGCCGCTCAAGCTCAACTACGAATGCCTCGGCAATATCGAACCTCACGTTCACTGGCATGTCTTTCCGCGCGTCAAGGCGGACGCGATGCGCGCGGCGCCGGTGTGGATGCGGCCCGAGACCGAACGTAAAGTGGCGCTTGAGGATTCGGACCGACGCGCATTGATCCGCA